A genome region from Sphaeramia orbicularis chromosome 19, fSphaOr1.1, whole genome shotgun sequence includes the following:
- the meiob gene encoding meiosis-specific with OB domain-containing protein, with product MAAQTCISISELHPNFCHPKVAGVVIGKSDVRSFPDRKNIGVDRYTFGFTIRDSPNFFINVTAWGNSGYINGLSSSFNIGDCVNIQNPLVASKDPEKADKFSPETPSLYRLMVMEAHSQVYVCAEMDTVDRMLPLIHLPVKDSRDFYSLGDIVANGQKLNGSVINILAAVRWIGELKQFTTSDGRKGQRLEVKLFDDSVPSFPLVCWDRETIQLIQTLIPKETVLFIADAKINFDSFRNGMTATVNSKTIITVNPDTREASLLFSYAKEVSETGGLDEDEKTEDVPVESITDVYTVSQLKQKAQDDQDVFFGITYSFISKLDLDSSVSKVIRTRCTRCKFLVTEEMQSCSNPLCQGRDQGFSSTTAFDLLVDFTDHTGTLHTCSLKSPVAEKTLGCTTEEFTRLTDDERTTMKWKFLLERCKIYVKILPSNTMRTKIRVVVLACSLADPGEVKQHMSALQQRL from the exons ATGGCTGCTCAGACCTGCATTTCCATCTCAGAACTGCATCCCAACTTCTGTCATCCG AAGGTGGCTGGGGTCGTCATTGGAAAAAGTGATGTCAGAAGCTTTCCTGATAGAAAAA ATATCGGTGTAGATAGATATACTTTTGGCTTCACCATTAGGGACTCACCTAACTTCTTCATCAATGTGACAGCCTGGGGAAACAGTGGATACATCAACGGGTTGTCCAGCAGCTTCAATATTGGGGACTGTG TCAACATTCAAAATCCACTAGTTGCCAGCAAAGACCCAGAGAAAGCAGACAAGTTCTCTCCTGAAACACCAAG CCTCTACAGACTGATGGTGATGGAGGCTCATTCCCAGGTGTATGTGTGCGCAGAAATGGACACTGTTGACAGGATGCTGCCACTGATCCACCTACCAGTGAAAGACTCCAGGGACTTTTATTCTCTAGGAGACATAGTGGCTAATGGGCAGAAACTGAATGGCTCAGTAATAAATATTCTGGCTGCAGTAAGATGG ATTGGAGAGTTGAAGCAGTTCACCACTTCAGACGGACGTAAAGGGCAGAGGCTGGAAGTGAAGCTCTTTGATGACTCTGTGCCATCCTTCCCCCTCGTCTG CTGGGACAGAGAGACCATTCAGCTTATACAAACATTGATACCTAAGGAGACGG TGCTCTTCATAGCTGATGCCAAGATTAACTTCGACAGCTTTCGCAATGGCATGACGGCCACCGTTAACTCGAAAACCATTATCACTGTCAATCCTG ATACCAGAGAAGCCAGCCTGCTGTTCAGCTACGCTAAAGAGGTATCTGAGACTGGAGGTTTGGACGAAGATGAAAAAACAGAAGATGTTCCTG TTGAGTCCATCACCGACGTGTACACAGTGAGCCAGCTGAAGCAGAAGGCTCAGGACGACCAGGACGTCTTCTTTGGAATCACATACAGCTTCATCTCCAAATTAGACCTCGACTCCTCTGTTTCAAAAGTAATCAGAACACGATG CACCAGGTGTAAATTTCTAGTGACTGAGGAAATGCAAAGCTGCTCCAACCCGTTGTGTCAGGGGAGGGATCAGGGTTTTTCATCCACCACAGCCTTTGACCTGCTGGTGGACTTCACAGATCACACCGGCACATTGCACACCTGCAGTCTCAAAAGCCCAGTGGCAGAGAAAACACTGGGCTGCACA ACAGAGGAGTTTACCAGGTTGACTGATGATGAGCGTACAACAATGAAGTGGAAATTTCTTTTGGAAAGATGCAAAATCTACGTTAAG ATCCTCCCATCAAACACGATGCGGACTAAGATCAGAGTGGTGGTCCTGGCCTGTTCCTTGGCAGATCCAGGGGAGGTGAAGCAGCACATGTCGGCCCTGCAGCAGCGCCTGTGa
- the mlst8 gene encoding target of rapamycin complex subunit lst8: MNVNQGTVGSDPVILATAGYDHTVRFWQAHSGICTRTVQHQDSQVNSLEVTPDRSMIAAAGYQHIRMYDLNSNNPNPVINYDGVSKNITSVGFHEDGRWMYTGGEDCMARIWDLRSRNLQCQRIFQVNAPINCVCLHPNQAELIVGDQSGVIHIWDLKTDHNEQLIPEPEVSINSVHIDPDASYMAAVNSSGNCYVWNLAGGIGDEVTQLIPKTKIPAHKRYSLRCKFSPDSTLLATCSADQTCKIWRTSNFALMTELSIKSNNPGETSRGWMWDCAFSGDSQYIVTASSDNLARLWCVETGEIKREYSGHQKAVVCLAFNDSVLG; the protein is encoded by the exons ATGAATGTGAACCAGGGGACGGTGGGCAGCGACCCGGTCATTCTGGCCACGGCTGGATATGACCACACGGTCCGCTTCTGGCAGGCCCACAGCGGGATCTGCACCAGGACAGTCCAGCATCAGGATTCC CAAGTAAATTCACTTGAGGTCACCCCTGACAGAAGTATGATTGCAGCAGCAG GGTATCAGCATATCCGCATGTATGACCTGAACTCCAACAACCCCAACCCAGTCATCAACTATGACGGAGTTAGCAAGAACATTACATCTGTGGGCTTTCATGAAGATGGACGTTGGATGTACACAGGAGGAGAAGACTGCATGGCTCGAATTTGGGACCTGAG GTCAAGAAATCTGCAGTGTCAGAGAATCTTCCAGGTCAATGCTCCAATtaactgtgtgtgtctgcatccaAACCAG GCAGAGCTCATTGTTGGAGACCAGAGTGGGGTGATTCATATCTGGGATCTaaaaaccgaccacaatgaacagcTGATTCCTGAGCCAGAGGTGTCAATCAACTCAGTGCATATTGACCCAGATGCCAGTTACATGGCGGCAGTGAACAGCTCG GGAAACTGTTACGTCTGGAATCTTGCTGGAGGCATCGGTGACGAGGTGACTCAGCTCATTCCCAAGACTAAGATCCCCGCACACAAACGCTATTCCCTCCGATGCAAGTTCAGCCCTGATTCCAC TCTGTTAGCCACCTGTTCAGCTGATCAGACCTGTAAGATCTGGAGGACGTCCAATTTCGCTCTAATGACAGAGCTGAGTATCAAGAGCAACAATCCTGGAGAGACATCCAGGGGCTGGATGTGGGACTGTGCCTTCTCAGGAGACTCCCAGTATATTGTAACCG CCTCCTCAGATAATCTGGCTCGCCTGTGGTGTGTGGAGACTGGAGAGATCAAGAGAGAGTACAGCGGCCACCAGAAGGCTGTGGTGTGTCTGGCCTTCAATGACAGTGTGCTGGGCTGA